The proteins below are encoded in one region of Helianthus annuus cultivar XRQ/B chromosome 2, HanXRQr2.0-SUNRISE, whole genome shotgun sequence:
- the LOC110887706 gene encoding uncharacterized protein LOC110887706, which yields MGDFNDIRYMSERMNSEFVALNAYHFNRFIDTTDLVEYNMGGRHFTYHSDNGIKLSKLDRFLVCRGFMNLWSTTLMVALSNVFSDHYPIFLPTVPKDFGPKPTRSFNSLLDIPWCLEYVDQLGAWFRFNGPTDLALGTKLECVKFQVKYWVASYKANQDGMYGSKLDRLDAFEVEAEARNLLPHDLEERAECRGFIMEAYKLKLMDMKQKSRVKWTTNADENTTYFHGITNVNTSCNRINGLHIGGAWVTFPPLIKDVVYSFFRAKFLEPMVNRPFFDCPNLSSLSNVEADSLVCSFSIIEVKNAVWECDGDRAPGPDGVNFYFIKKCWGSLQGDFIKLFEEFYWKGSFCSGCTSSFITLIPKRSDLGGLSD from the coding sequence ATGGGAGACTTTAACGACATAAGATACATGTCAGAAAGGATGAATTCAGAATTTGTAGCTTTAAATGCATATCATTTTAATCGGTTTATCGACACCACTGATTTGGTGGAATACAATATGGGAGGTCGACATTTCACATACCACTCGGATAACGGGATAAAACTGAGTAAGCTGGATAGATTTTTGGTGTGTCGAGGTTTCATGAATTTGTGGTCAACGACATTAATGGTGGCCTTGTCAAATGTATTTTCGGACCATTATCCCATTTTCCTTCCTACAGTTCCGAAGGACTTTGGTCCAAAACCAACTAGAAGTTTTAATTCTTTGTTGGATATTCCATGGTGCTTGGAATATGTGGATCAATTAGGTGCATGGTTTCGTTTTAATGGGCCGACGGATTTGGCTTTAGGAACCAAATTAGAGTGCGTAAAATTCCAGGTCAAATACTGGGTGGCTAGTTATAAGGCAAACCAGGATGGCATGTATGGGTCCAAGTTGGATCGGCTTGATGCATTTGAAGTGGAGGCTGAGGCAAGGAATCTCTTGCCTCATGACCTCGAGGAGAGAGCGGAATGTAGAGGTTTTATTATGGAGGCATATAAGTTAAAGCTTATGGATATGAAGCAAAAGTCGAGGGTTAAGTGGACCACAAACGCAGATGAGAATACAACTTATTTTCACGGTATTACTAATGTGAATACAAGTTGTAATCGCATTAATGGTTTACATATTGGTGGGGCATGGGTGACTTTTCCTCCCTTGATTAAAGATGTAGTATATAGCTTTTTTCGTGCTAAATTTCTTGAGCCTATGGTGAATCGGCCATTCTTTGATTGTCCAAACCTTTCATCTCTCTCGAATGTCGAAGCAGACTCTCTTGTTTGTTCGTTCTCAATTATAGAAGTAAAAAATGCGGTGTGGGAATGTGATGGTGATCGGGCGCCTGGGCCCGATGGAGTGAACTTCTATTTTATAAAGAAATGTTGGGGTAGTTTGCAAGGTGACTTTATAAAATTGTTTGAGGAGTTTTATTGGAAGGGGTCTTTCTGTAGTGGGTGCACATCCTCTTTTATTACTTTGATTCCTAAACGAAGCGATCTCGGGGGTCTTTCCGACTAA